Proteins from one Amycolatopsis endophytica genomic window:
- a CDS encoding glycoside hydrolase family 130 protein encodes MTATFPLGPFTPSPANPILRPRGEGWESGNLYNPAAIVVDDRVALLYRAHAEDRVSRIGLAWSDDGVRFDREDDPVLFPEHDYERAGCEDPRVTRVGDTFYLTYTGFDGARAQLCLATSPDLRGWAKHGPLFPGFNTWRTLPYGPGGPTWSKAGVIHPEPLGGRYWMWFGEGTIHAATSPDLLHWTPVADDEHPMHTPTPGAWDSTLVEIGAPPVRTGDGLLVFLTNGATASSPTEVDYRCGQIAVSVDDPATVVARTPEPWLTPTSYEDTHGMIANVTFVEGLVWFRERWLAYYGQSDTTLAVAICDHGPGKTVSGQ; translated from the coding sequence ATGACCGCGACCTTCCCGCTCGGCCCGTTCACGCCGAGCCCGGCCAACCCGATTCTCCGTCCGCGTGGCGAGGGCTGGGAGTCGGGTAACCTCTACAATCCGGCGGCGATCGTCGTGGACGACCGGGTGGCCCTGCTCTACCGCGCCCACGCCGAGGATCGCGTGTCGCGGATCGGTCTCGCGTGGAGCGACGACGGTGTCCGGTTCGACCGTGAGGACGACCCGGTCCTGTTCCCCGAGCACGACTACGAACGGGCGGGTTGCGAGGATCCCCGCGTCACGCGGGTGGGGGACACGTTCTACCTGACCTACACCGGTTTCGACGGTGCCCGCGCGCAGCTGTGCCTGGCGACCTCGCCCGATCTGCGCGGCTGGGCCAAGCACGGTCCGTTGTTCCCGGGGTTCAACACGTGGCGGACCCTGCCCTACGGTCCGGGCGGGCCGACGTGGAGCAAGGCGGGCGTCATCCACCCCGAGCCGCTCGGCGGGCGGTACTGGATGTGGTTCGGCGAAGGCACGATCCACGCCGCGACGTCGCCGGATCTGCTGCACTGGACCCCGGTCGCCGACGACGAGCACCCGATGCACACGCCGACGCCCGGCGCGTGGGACTCGACGCTGGTGGAGATCGGGGCGCCACCGGTCCGCACTGGTGACGGTCTGCTGGTCTTCCTGACCAACGGGGCGACCGCGTCATCCCCGACCGAGGTCGACTACCGCTGCGGGCAGATCGCCGTGTCCGTGGACGACCCGGCGACGGTCGTGGCACGCACCCCGGAGCCGTGGCTGACTCCGACGAGCTACGAGGACACGCACGGGATGATCGCGAACGTGACCTTCGTGGAGGGACTGGTGTGGTTCCGCGAGAGGTGGCTGGCCTACTACGGCCAGAGCGACACCACCCTGGCGGTGGCGATCTGCGATCACGGACCGGGAAAAACCGTGTCGGGACAGTAG
- a CDS encoding serine hydrolase domain-containing protein encodes MTPTATPEEAGLSSEGLDRVDAAVRRKIDDGVIAGAVTLVARHGRIVRTRATGLARRFPREPSRTDTIFRVFSMTKPVTGLAMGILADRGLWKPDDAVADHLPELRNLRVATGFDDRGRPVLADPDHPPTLRELLTHTAGFTYGTDRADPLTPLYRREKPLRARNLDDLVARAGRLPLAFQPGTSWRYSIAMDLQGAIIERLSGQSLPDFFRQHIFEPLGMTDTAFHTPPAKQRRRATLHYTGGPFRLLPVPNPVFGDSSRPPEAAFGGMGLVSTVGDYARFAQLLLNRGDWHGRRIVSAEAVTAQMTNQLPEDLLARGFRAGHMYLRPGFGYGYNGAVFHDPALAGAPVGRGTYQWDGAAGTWFWVDPEHDLLYVGMIQLLSYTAPPLQKMTQALLHDALLDHGRNR; translated from the coding sequence GTGACACCCACCGCGACCCCGGAGGAGGCCGGGCTCTCGTCCGAGGGCCTGGACCGGGTGGACGCCGCCGTGCGGCGCAAGATCGACGACGGCGTGATCGCCGGTGCCGTCACGCTCGTCGCCCGGCACGGCCGGATCGTGCGCACCCGCGCGACGGGGCTCGCCAGGCGGTTTCCCCGCGAGCCGTCGCGCACCGACACGATCTTCCGCGTCTTCTCGATGACGAAGCCGGTCACCGGACTGGCCATGGGCATCCTCGCCGACCGTGGTCTGTGGAAGCCGGACGACGCGGTCGCCGACCACCTGCCCGAACTGCGGAACCTCCGGGTGGCCACCGGCTTCGACGACCGCGGCCGTCCCGTTCTGGCCGATCCGGACCATCCGCCGACGCTGCGGGAACTGCTGACCCACACCGCCGGGTTCACCTACGGCACCGACAGGGCCGATCCGCTGACCCCGCTCTACCGCCGGGAAAAGCCGCTGCGGGCCCGGAATCTCGACGATCTCGTCGCCCGCGCCGGACGGCTCCCGCTGGCCTTCCAGCCGGGCACCAGCTGGCGCTACAGCATCGCGATGGACCTGCAGGGCGCGATCATCGAGCGGTTGAGCGGCCAGTCCTTGCCGGACTTCTTCCGGCAGCACATCTTCGAACCACTCGGCATGACCGACACGGCGTTCCACACCCCGCCCGCGAAACAGCGGCGCCGTGCCACGCTGCACTACACCGGCGGGCCGTTCCGGCTGCTGCCCGTCCCGAACCCGGTCTTCGGCGACAGCAGCAGGCCGCCCGAGGCGGCGTTCGGCGGGATGGGACTGGTGTCGACCGTGGGCGACTACGCGCGGTTCGCCCAGTTGCTGCTCAACCGCGGCGACTGGCACGGCCGCCGCATCGTCAGCGCGGAGGCCGTGACGGCGCAGATGACCAACCAGCTGCCCGAGGACCTGCTCGCCCGCGGTTTCCGCGCCGGGCACATGTACCTGCGGCCCGGCTTCGGGTATGGCTACAACGGGGCCGTGTTCCACGATCCGGCGCTGGCCGGGGCACCGGTCGGGCGCGGCACCTACCAGTGGGACGGCGCGGCGGGCACCTGGTTCTGGGTGGATCCCGAACACGACCTGCTCTACGTCGGGATGATCCAGCTGCTGTCCTACACCGCGCCGCCGTTGCAGAAGATGACGCAGGCCCTGCTCCACGACGCACTCCTCGACCACGGGAGGAACCGATGA
- a CDS encoding glycoside hydrolase family 1 protein gives MTRAPVSFPPGFLWGVATGAHQTEGGNVASDWWYRETMPDSPVAEPCGDAVDSYHRWPEDLDLAAGAGFTDFRFGIEWSRVEPADGRISLAAVAHYRRVVEGAVERGLRPLVTLHHFTRPLWFAAAGGWLSQGATGRFLRYVDALAPVLEAGVERVETINEPNIVAMFPNLEGPLSDGLPVPDEATTEAMIAVHRASVDRLRANHPGLRVGWGVSVQDYRAEPGAEAALEAYAEPRDQVFLRASEGDDFVGVQTYTGGLLGADGSPVVNPDAERTQTGWEYTPDALGGAVRRVARVAGDVPIIVTENGVATADDARRVAYTTGALESLRAAMDDGADVRGYFHWSLLDNWEWGHWGPTFGLVWVDRATFARTPKPSLAWLGSLAPSGVPA, from the coding sequence ATGACCCGTGCACCCGTTTCGTTTCCGCCGGGCTTCCTCTGGGGAGTCGCGACGGGGGCGCACCAGACCGAAGGCGGCAACGTCGCCAGCGACTGGTGGTACCGCGAGACCATGCCCGATTCGCCCGTGGCCGAACCCTGTGGTGACGCGGTGGACAGCTACCACCGCTGGCCCGAGGACCTCGACCTGGCCGCGGGCGCCGGGTTCACCGACTTCCGGTTCGGCATCGAGTGGTCGCGGGTGGAACCGGCGGACGGCCGGATCTCCCTCGCCGCGGTCGCGCACTACCGGCGCGTCGTCGAAGGCGCGGTGGAGCGCGGGTTGCGCCCGCTGGTGACGTTGCACCACTTCACGCGGCCGCTGTGGTTCGCGGCGGCGGGCGGCTGGCTCAGCCAGGGCGCCACCGGGCGGTTCCTGCGTTACGTCGACGCGCTCGCTCCGGTCCTCGAAGCCGGTGTCGAACGCGTGGAAACCATCAACGAGCCCAACATCGTCGCGATGTTCCCGAATCTCGAGGGACCGCTCTCCGACGGTCTGCCGGTGCCGGACGAGGCGACCACCGAAGCGATGATCGCCGTTCACCGGGCGAGCGTCGACCGGCTGCGCGCGAACCATCCCGGCCTGCGCGTGGGCTGGGGTGTGTCGGTGCAGGACTACCGGGCCGAACCCGGCGCCGAAGCGGCACTGGAGGCGTACGCCGAACCGCGTGACCAGGTGTTCCTGCGCGCGAGTGAGGGGGACGACTTCGTCGGCGTGCAGACCTACACCGGTGGCCTGCTCGGGGCGGACGGCTCGCCGGTGGTGAACCCGGACGCCGAGCGCACCCAGACCGGGTGGGAGTACACCCCGGACGCGCTGGGCGGCGCGGTGCGGCGGGTCGCGCGGGTGGCCGGTGACGTGCCGATCATCGTCACCGAAAACGGTGTCGCCACGGCCGACGACGCCCGCCGCGTCGCGTACACGACCGGCGCGCTGGAGTCGCTGCGCGCGGCGATGGACGACGGCGCCGACGTTCGCGGCTATTTCCACTGGAGCCTGCTCGACAACTGGGAGTGGGGGCACTGGGGGCCGACGTTCGGTCTGGTGTGGGTCGACCGCGCCACGTTCGCCCGCACGCCCAAGCCGTCGCTGGCGTGGCTGGGTTCGCTCGCGCCGTCCGGGGTACCGGCCTGA
- a CDS encoding MFS transporter: MLAGAAVVVAGVLSDRLRRTKPFVLGAPLLLAIGLVPLLAAPGLVTDLVFFAVVGLTLGIYLSVDQALMVAVLPDHGRAARDLGVLSIGSTLPAVVAPTVGGVLAASAGYLAVFVAALVLAVAAAAAVLGIRSVR, encoded by the coding sequence GTGCTGGCCGGTGCCGCCGTGGTCGTGGCGGGTGTCCTGAGCGACCGGCTGCGCCGCACGAAACCGTTCGTGCTGGGTGCCCCGCTGCTGCTCGCGATCGGTCTCGTCCCGCTGCTCGCCGCGCCGGGCCTGGTCACCGACCTGGTCTTCTTCGCCGTCGTGGGCCTGACGCTGGGCATCTACCTCTCGGTGGACCAGGCGCTGATGGTCGCGGTGCTGCCCGATCACGGGAGGGCGGCGCGCGACCTCGGGGTGCTGAGCATCGGCTCGACCTTGCCCGCCGTCGTCGCGCCGACCGTCGGCGGTGTGCTGGCGGCCTCGGCCGGTTATCTCGCGGTCTTCGTGGCCGCGCTCGTGCTCGCGGTGGCCGCGGCCGCCGCCGTACTCGGGATAAGGAGCGTCAGATGA
- a CDS encoding TetR/AcrR family transcriptional regulator gives MSEPSRRGPYAKGVARRQQILREALAAYAESDSSGPSLRSIAARAGLSERGLLHYFPARDELLVAILAERDTADRASFDADTPLDDLAAVAAHSARTPGLVRLFLEMSAAAPDPDHAAHGFFTRRYRDLREVVARKFRRSGGGNPAPAVDPEFAARILIAASDGLQAQWLLDPSLDLTADLSRLAKLLESAVSR, from the coding sequence ATGTCCGAACCCTCTCGCCGCGGCCCGTACGCCAAGGGAGTCGCGCGACGGCAGCAGATCCTGCGGGAGGCCCTCGCCGCCTACGCCGAAAGCGACAGCTCCGGGCCGTCACTGCGCTCGATCGCCGCGCGGGCGGGTCTCAGCGAACGCGGGTTGCTGCACTACTTCCCGGCGCGCGACGAACTGCTGGTGGCGATCCTCGCCGAACGCGACACCGCCGACCGCGCCTCGTTCGACGCCGACACCCCGCTCGACGATCTCGCCGCGGTCGCCGCCCACAGCGCCCGCACCCCCGGTCTGGTGCGGCTGTTCCTGGAGATGAGCGCGGCGGCGCCCGACCCGGACCACGCCGCGCACGGCTTCTTCACCCGCCGCTACCGCGATCTGCGCGAGGTCGTGGCCCGCAAGTTCCGCCGCTCCGGAGGCGGGAACCCGGCACCGGCCGTGGATCCGGAGTTCGCGGCCCGCATCCTGATCGCGGCCTCCGACGGCCTGCAGGCGCAGTGGCTGCTCGACCCGTCCCTCGACCTCACCGCGGACCTCAGCCGCCTGGCGAAACTGCTGGAGTCGGCGGTCAGCCGCTGA
- a CDS encoding thiamine pyrophosphate-requiring protein, with protein MSETVGDFLVRRLREWDVGQVFAYPGDGINGIVAAFGRADNTPRFVQARHEEMAAFEAVGYAKLSGQVGVCMATSGPGAIHLLNGLYDAKLDHVPVVAIVGQTARSAMGGSYQQEVDLQPLYKDVAAEYLVEVNVAEQLPNALDRAIRTALARRAPTALIIPADLQEEPYTPPQHAFKQVPSSPPGFPHPVLLPPEDELSHAADILNHGEKVAILVGQGARNAAAEVREVADLTGAGIAKALLGKDVLPDDLPYVTGSIGLLGTRPSYELMRDCDTLLIVGSNFPYSQFLPEFGQARAIQIDLDGSMIGMRYPTEVNLVGEAKATLRALLPMLQRAPDRTWRDTVEHNVASWWETVEREAMVDAKPVNPMRVVHELSQRIPDNAIVTADSGSSTNWYARNLKIRGTMRSTLSGTLATMGPGVPYAIGAKFAHPDRPVIALEGDGAMQMNGLAELITIARYQHLWADPRLIVCVFHNNDLNQVTWELRAMGGAPKFEESQNIPDISYADFARSLGFEAIAVDTPGQLGPAWDRALSANKPALLDVRCDPEVPPIPPHATFEQMKSVAEALVKGDPNAMHLAVQGAKTKLQEFLPGKPK; from the coding sequence ATGTCGGAGACGGTCGGTGATTTCCTGGTGCGGCGCCTGCGGGAGTGGGATGTGGGGCAGGTGTTCGCCTATCCCGGTGATGGGATCAACGGGATCGTCGCCGCGTTCGGCAGGGCGGACAACACGCCGCGGTTCGTGCAGGCCCGGCACGAGGAGATGGCCGCGTTCGAGGCGGTGGGCTACGCCAAACTCAGCGGCCAGGTCGGGGTGTGCATGGCGACCTCCGGGCCGGGCGCGATCCACCTCCTCAACGGCCTGTACGACGCCAAGCTCGACCACGTGCCGGTGGTGGCCATCGTCGGGCAGACCGCCCGCAGCGCGATGGGCGGCTCCTACCAGCAGGAAGTCGACCTGCAACCGCTCTACAAGGACGTCGCCGCCGAGTACCTGGTCGAGGTCAACGTCGCCGAACAACTACCCAACGCGCTGGACCGCGCCATCCGCACCGCGCTGGCCCGCCGCGCCCCCACCGCGCTGATCATCCCCGCGGACCTGCAGGAAGAGCCCTACACCCCGCCCCAGCACGCGTTCAAACAGGTGCCCTCCAGCCCACCCGGCTTCCCGCACCCGGTGCTCCTCCCGCCCGAGGACGAACTCTCCCACGCCGCCGACATCCTCAACCACGGGGAGAAGGTGGCGATCCTGGTCGGGCAGGGCGCCCGCAACGCCGCCGCCGAAGTCCGCGAAGTCGCCGACCTCACCGGCGCCGGTATCGCCAAAGCCCTGCTGGGCAAGGACGTCCTGCCCGACGACCTGCCCTACGTCACCGGCTCCATCGGCCTGCTGGGCACCCGGCCGAGCTATGAGCTGATGCGCGACTGCGACACCCTGCTCATCGTCGGCTCCAACTTCCCCTACAGCCAGTTCCTGCCCGAGTTCGGCCAGGCCCGCGCCATCCAGATCGACCTCGACGGCAGCATGATCGGCATGCGCTACCCCACCGAGGTCAACCTCGTCGGCGAAGCCAAAGCCACCCTCCGCGCCCTCCTCCCCATGCTCCAACGCGCACCCGACCGCACCTGGCGCGACACCGTCGAACACAACGTCGCGTCCTGGTGGGAGACGGTCGAACGGGAGGCCATGGTCGACGCCAAGCCGGTGAACCCGATGCGGGTCGTGCACGAGCTCTCCCAACGCATCCCCGACAACGCCATCGTCACCGCGGATTCGGGTTCCTCGACCAACTGGTACGCCCGCAACCTCAAAATCCGCGGCACCATGCGCTCGACGCTGTCCGGCACGCTCGCCACCATGGGACCCGGCGTGCCCTACGCCATCGGCGCCAAGTTCGCCCACCCCGACCGGCCCGTCATCGCCCTCGAAGGCGACGGCGCCATGCAGATGAACGGCCTGGCCGAACTCATCACCATCGCCCGCTACCAGCACCTGTGGGCCGACCCCCGGCTGATCGTCTGCGTCTTCCACAACAACGACCTCAACCAGGTCACCTGGGAACTGCGCGCCATGGGCGGCGCACCCAAATTCGAAGAGTCCCAGAACATTCCCGACATCTCCTACGCCGACTTCGCACGCTCGCTCGGCTTCGAAGCCATCGCCGTCGACACCCCCGGCCAGCTCGGCCCGGCATGGGACCGGGCACTGTCGGCGAACAAACCCGCACTACTGGACGTCCGCTGCGACCCCGAAGTCCCCCCGATCCCACCCCACGCCACCTTCGAGCAGATGAAGTCGGTCGCCGAGGCGCTGGTCAAGGGCGATCCGAACGCGATGCACCTCGCCGTGCAGGGCGCCAAGACGAAGCTGCAGGAATTTCTGCCCGGCAAGCCGAAGTGA
- a CDS encoding enolase C-terminal domain-like protein yields MGGHHPRRGRGHAGPVTGLGYTYADAACVPLIRNVLAPVVCGRPVLDVPAAWTAMQHRIRNLGRPGLVSCALSAVDIALWDAAARVLDVPVSRLLGRVHERVAVYGSGGFTSQNTAQLTAQLDDWVRRRGIPRVKIKIAESWGTEVSRDLERVRLTRKTVGEDVEVYVDANGGYSIGQARRMARHLAEQGVTWFEEPVSSDDLAGLAQLREWCEPDVTAGEYGYDLTYFARLAPVVDCLQIDVTRCGGYTEWARAAAVAAAVGREVSAHCAPNVSAHAGVATANFRHIEWFADHDRIESTLFDGCLDPSGGTVAPSPGAPGHGLTFRPDAAAPYAL; encoded by the coding sequence GTGGGAGGCCACCACCCTCGTCGTGGCCGAGGTCACGCCGGCCCGGTCACCGGACTGGGCTACACCTACGCCGACGCCGCGTGCGTTCCCCTGATCCGGAACGTGCTGGCGCCGGTCGTGTGCGGCCGTCCGGTGCTCGACGTGCCCGCCGCGTGGACGGCGATGCAGCACCGGATCCGCAACCTCGGCAGGCCCGGTCTCGTGTCCTGCGCGCTCTCGGCGGTGGACATCGCGCTGTGGGACGCCGCCGCCCGCGTGCTGGACGTGCCGGTCAGCCGCCTGCTCGGCCGGGTGCACGAGCGGGTGGCAGTCTATGGCAGCGGCGGGTTCACCAGCCAGAACACCGCACAGCTGACCGCTCAGCTGGACGACTGGGTACGGCGCCGGGGCATCCCGCGGGTGAAGATCAAGATCGCGGAGTCGTGGGGCACCGAGGTGTCCCGTGACCTCGAACGGGTCCGTCTCACCCGGAAAACGGTCGGCGAGGACGTGGAGGTCTACGTCGACGCCAACGGCGGCTACTCGATCGGGCAGGCCCGTCGCATGGCACGGCACCTCGCCGAACAGGGCGTGACGTGGTTCGAGGAGCCGGTGTCCAGCGACGACCTCGCCGGGCTGGCCCAGTTGCGCGAGTGGTGCGAGCCGGACGTCACCGCCGGGGAATACGGCTACGACCTGACGTACTTCGCGCGCCTGGCGCCGGTCGTGGACTGCCTGCAGATCGACGTGACCCGCTGCGGCGGCTACACCGAATGGGCCAGGGCGGCCGCGGTCGCGGCGGCCGTCGGCCGCGAGGTGTCGGCGCACTGCGCCCCGAACGTGTCCGCGCACGCCGGTGTCGCGACCGCGAACTTCCGGCACATCGAGTGGTTCGCCGACCACGACCGGATCGAGAGCACGCTGTTCGACGGGTGCCTCGATCCCTCCGGCGGCACCGTCGCCCCGTCACCCGGGGCACCGGGACACGGGCTGACGTTCCGGCCCGACGCCGCCGCACCGTACGCACTGTGA